The Bacteroidia bacterium genome segment TCAGTCCGGCCGTTTCCGGATCTTCTTCCAGTAGCCGCACCAGGCTTTCGTAATTCTTATTGCAAATCATAGCCACCACATGCGGCAAACTGCTCATTCGTGGGTGATGTTTTTTCATGTACCAGATAACCGCTGTCAGGATGGCATGAGCAGAGCGCACCCAAAAGTCCTTTTGCTTGATGGACTCAGGCATGAGGTTGGAGATCAGGCTTAAGGAAAACTCCTCGGCATAAGCCATGATGGGAAGGTTCTCAGGCTTTAGGGGGTTGATCCGGGATGATCGGCTGAGGTCCGTAAAACTTACCAGCTTAAGCTTCGGCTGTATTTCCCCCGCCTTAGCTTTCCTTTTGAGGTAGCTATTATATACCGTTTGGGAAAGAGTGGGGAATTTAAAGTCATAGACTATGCCCGCATAGTTTTTTTCGATGGCTGCTTCTATAATCGGCTCAGCGACTGAATAGCTTTTGCCCGAACCTGCAGAGCCGATCACTAATATCCCCCTGAAGGGATTGCTGATATTGATCCAGCCGTCTTTGAGCCTGAGGCTAAATCCCAATTTGCTCTTTATCCGCTTTCTGGGATTTTGTATCCGTTTTAAGCTTGGGGTACTGAGGCTCTTTGTCCATATGGGAATGCTACTAAGGCAAAGGAAAAATGAAATTGGATAGAGCAGGTCTAAGTAGGGCAGATAATCCAGGCGGTACATTAGCAGGAGTCCTAATACTGTCAAGCCCCCAGAGATCAAGGCCGCAGGTTTGGAGATGTCCTTATCATCCTGATCCTCCCTTTCCTGATAGAACAGAAAAAAAGAAAGCATATAAAGCAGTATCCCTCCATACCGCAGAAGTAATCTGTAGGTATACACATAAGGAATTAGCTTCTTCCAGATCATTGCCTCCCCTCCTCCCCCACTCCAAAGGATATAATATTCCAAGCCGGCCAGAGAAAGAAAAAAAGCACTTAACCCAAATAGCAGGTAAATTTCTGCCTTCGTTTCTTTAGCGTTCATAGTCTCTATCCCTATATTGCTTTCGGCTCATCTGCCTTTTTCTTACCGGAAGTACCCTCCCCTGCCCTATCAGGTCCGGATCATAAGCAAGCTGATAATTGGCTCCCTTTCTAAGGGCTGAGCCCAGCTTCCCAATTCCTGCCGGCTGGCCCTGAATGTTTCTCTTTGCAGACTTTTGTTCCAGGCCTTCTTTTGCGCTTAGTCTAGGTCTTGCTCTTTCATTAATCTCTCTTTGCATTCCTCCCTTTAGCCTTCCCACAGCTTTCTTTTGAGAGAGTCTCTCTGCAAAGCTTTCGCTGGGTCTTCTTTCGTACTTCATCTCTTTATCCCAGATCTTTTCGGCCTTTTCTACAAAAGCCTCTCTGTCAAAGCCGCCCCTAACCGCTCCGCTTTTTGTAGCCCTGTGTTTGGAGAGCGGGCTAAGTTTTATCTTATTCGCTACATCTTTTCTAGATACTATGACATGAATATGTGTCTGAAGGCCTGGCTTTGTTTCTCCCTGTTTGGCTCTACCTGCTAATACATCCGGATCCTTGCCATGATAAGTTCTGCCCTGCTCAATCTTGGCAAAGTACAGCAGATCGCGTCCTTCCAGGCCCTTATTAAAATTCTTCGCATAAGCATCCATGACAGTCCGGGTATAGGCCATGAGCTTTTTTTCATCATTGCCGATATGTTCCAGCTCTTTTTGGGAAGGGGAAATATTGATCAGGAAAAACTTGGCATCTTTCTTCCCCAGATTCTTCTTATTTGCATCCAACCTCCGAACCGCTTCTTGCAGCCCTAGCCGATCGCGGCTATGGGAAAAAAAGTTTCTCCTATCCTGGGGAGCTTTGCCCTTGTTTTCCTTATCCAAATAGCGGGCTAGTTTAGCAGCACTCCCGGTATTACTCCCTTTCTCTGCCCTCGTAATTTTGATGTTCATCTCCCTTCCTTTATCATCATAATTCTTCCCGATTCATGCAGCTTAAATCGAAGTGATCCTTCCTTACCGCCTTCATGTTCGAAGCCTGTATAGACTTTCGTTATTCCCCCATACAAGAGTACATAGATATCCAGCTTCGAAAAGACCAGGTTCCCCACCGAAAGGGGCAAAAAGAATTCACAAGCATTGCAGCGAATCTCTTCCTCTTCCAGCCTTAGCTCTTGCCATACCTTTTCACACATCGGACAGCAAAGCCCATCAATGCCGGGGAACTTACTGCCAGTTGTAGCGGCCTGTACTGACAGTCCTTCTAACTTATCCCATTTGGCAAAGCCCGCCTCCAAAGACAGCATGGCCTCTGCCATGGGTTTGATAAATGCATGTTCATTCGTCTTTTGCATCCTGACCAGAAAGTCCAGTTGCCTTTTGATCCCCCCCAAAACTTTGTTTTGCCCAGCGCTGCTAAAGGACTTGGGATCATATCCTGTGCGGTGGAAAAACTCTACCATAGCATCGAAATAGCTCCAAAGGCTTTGCTCTGCTGCTTCTGCCAAAGACTTGGCTTTTCGATGGGCCGAAGGGGAAATCTTTACATTTACCCGCTTTGTATCCTTTTTTGTATCCATACTCAGCTTCATTATCAGGCTCTTAAGCCATTGGAGATACAAAAAAGATACTCCGGGCAGGCAAAATCGCCTCGCAGAGCAAGTAGAACGGGATAGCAAAGCGGACATCCCGTTCCATCTTGCTGTCTTTCGACACGAGGGGGCCGACCGCTGGACTGAATGAGGAAACGAATGAAGGATAGCCCCTGAGTCTTCGAAAGACCCGAATGCACTGAGTCTTGCCCCTTGCTCTGAAAAGGGAAAGCGAAGCAAAGGAGGCTGCCTCTCTTTGAGCCCCTTTCTGTAGACTTATACGCTCTTACTTTTTGCTTACCGTACATAAAGAAAAAATATATGACAAAATCGTCATATACAATTACGGGCTCCTTAGCCAAAAGATTCAGTTCCTGTTCTTTCGGCAACAGAAAAGATGTTTCGAAAGCAGATAGATTCGTTCGAAATATCAGCTTATTTCGAACTCCTTTGAGCGCCCAAAATCCCAGAGATGGATTTGGGCAAAGCGGATCGTTTACATTTCCCCTGAATTGGCAAATGAATAATAACCTCTTGAAGAAATGATCACATGATCCAAAACCGGGATGTCAAACAGCTTCCCAGCTTCCTTACATTTTTGGGTGATATTCCGATCTGCCTGGGAGGCTTTTAAATTGCCACTGGGGTGATTGTGGACTAAAATTATTGAACTGGCCAGAAGCTGAACGGCTTCTTTAAAAATGATGCGAGTATCAATTACCGTTGCATTTACTCCTCCTTCGAAAAGCTGCTTGGCCATTTTAAGTTCATGATTGCGGTTGAGGTACAGCACATAAAATACTTCATGATCCAGGTCGGCTAAAGTAGGTCCTAAAAACTTTGCAACAGTTTCTGCGGAATTGATCTTTGTTCGGCTAAGCTCTTCTTTGCATTTGCGTCTATAAATTTCAAAGGCTGCTAAAATGCTCCATGCCTTTCTCTTTCCTATGCCCCTAACTTTCATCAGATCCAATAGGCTGGCTGAGGCAATAGCGCTTAGGCTTCCGAAAGACTTAAAAAGCTTCTGACTTACTGCTGTATTGCCTGTTCCCATAATTAAAGAGAGAAGTTCCAAATCTGATAGACTTGCCAGACGGATTCCTCTTAATTCTAGCGGATCCTGCTTCACATTTCTTAAGCTGATAATCTTTGTCATTGTCTTGAGAGTTTTGGGGATTCCCCCCGTGAAAAAATTTTTCTCTCAAGCTTTCAAAGTACTCCCCTCCTGCGGAGCGTTCGTAGCAGGGACTTAGCCTGTCCATACCTGCGGGCAAAAAAATACACTCGGACCCACCGCTTTCAGGCCCACACTCCATTGGCCCAAAATTGTCCAATGCAGTGCGCACAATGCCAAAGGATACAGGGCTAGCGGGCCTCCCTTTGCTGAATCATCAGCAAGGGGAGGTTTGGCTTGCGCCGAGGGGTCCGAGGAAGATTTTTTTGTCAGCAGCTCGTCTTGGTATTGACCGGCTGCGATGATGGGCATATTCTCTCATGAAGCTTGAAAGAAAAAAAGGGCTGGTGGGAGGCCAGAAATCCTATAAGCAACAAATGGGATGCTTAGAAGAATGGGGATATTTCCTAAGCCTGCAGATGATCTGTTAAGCTTACTTATTCCAGAAATTTCTTATCATCATTGAGCCGCTTATCTCTGGAGAAAATCTCCAGCTGACTTTCTGCTATTTCACACAGCCTTGCAAAACGGGCTTCCTTGCTGGCACCGGCTTTAATGAGATAAGAATTATGAGTCTCTAAATTTGATAGAACAATCAGCTGGGTAATGCTCGCATGATCGCGAATGTTGCCTTTGATGTTTGGGTTGTCTATTCGCCATTGTTTAGCAGTTTGCCCAAAAAGAGCCAGATTGATGAGGTCGGCTTCGGTAGCGTAGGCCAAACTTTTTTCGCGACCTTCTAACTTGGGGATAAGATTCTCTTCTATTGCAGTCGTTTGTAAACTGTAATTGATCTTGGAAAGAAATCGGCTAGTGTCCCATTCTAATTCCTTTTGTTTATACTCCTCTGACTTAAGGCGTTGGAATTCTGTAATTAGAAAAAGCTTAAAGACTGGTTCTAGCCAGGAAGCAAATTCAAATGCAATGTCCTTATGAGCATAAGTTCCCCCATATCGTCCAGATTTTGATATAATTCCTATTGCCGAAGTCCTCTTTATGTAATCTTGCACCCTCAATCTTATCCTTCCTTCAGAAGCCTGTATTTTAAAAGGGGTCATTTCCCCCCCTTTAAAATCTGGATTATACATCTTCTCCCATGCTTCTAGATATAATAGTGTGCTGTTGTTATTTAACCACGATCGAACAACATCTTTCGGTTCCTGGGCATATCTTCTCCTAGCAATATCAGTTAGGCTTATATAGTCATTTTCATTAACTACTTTAATCGAAATCTCTTGTCCTTCTATATTGATTTTCTCTGCCATAATTCACTCATTTTTTATTTAATCCCCTAAGCTCTACTTGCAATTCTTTCACCTTTTGTCCTACAAATTCCAAAAATCTACAGAAATCTTCGCAGCTTTCATGAAATCCTCCTTCACTTTTGAGCTCCACCCAATCCTGTATGCCTATTTCTACTTCAATAGAAGCTGATTTGCTAGCAGAAGGAATAAATCTATACGTCTTCGAATGCAAATTCTTCCTAATCAAGCCAAAGGCAATAGCATTTGCTACCCGCTCATAATGGGCAGCTATATTCCCTACTTCTCTTCCAAGCGTCCATTTGTCTATCAAACAAATGAAGCAAGTCTTATCAGATATTCTGCGTTGAAAATGTTGATATTTCACTTCGATATGGAATCGATCATATTCTTCAGCTATTAAGCCGTATTCTGGATGATACCAGCATTCCTCAGATTCCCAGTAAAAACTATAGGTCTCTTTGATCAACTGGATATTTGCAATCTCTTCTTTCATATGGTCAAAATGAGTCATCCAGCCAAAACAAATGTATGCCTTTATTAGCAAAAAGACTAAATAAGACATCATTTGGCTAAGTTTTGTACCAAGGAATTACAAAAGGGAGACTATATTGAATAGTCCCCCTACCCTATTTATGCTTCTAAATCTCCTTTCTCCAGCGCTTTTTTGTAATATTTGCTAACTGATTTGGGATCAAGACTCGCCTTTTCGGCTATTCGAGCTCTTACGTACTTGCCTTCTTTTTTAAGTGATTCGCGAGCTACTTTCAAAAATTTATCGTATTTCTTAGAGTCTATACTCCGATACCTATCAGGTTGAAATTTCTTCGAAAAACGGGGATGAGTATTATCCAACACTATTTCTTTGGTATGGTACTCAACTATAGCTCCCGGATCACTTATGTAGTGAATTTTTTCCTTGTTTTTGGGAAGGATGTTCCCGGGGGTTTTATCCTCATTTTTACCAGCCTCCCATTCGTCCAATTTTTCTTCGATCTTCTTCCAAATATCCAGGATGCGTTCCTCACTTCCTTTGAGCAAGGGTTCCAAATGTACCGGATCTAGGGTCTCAGGTTTCATTTGCCGAAAGCCGATTTGATCTATGTATGGCTTGCTTATGGGATCGCTCTGCTGAGGCATTGAAGTATGGCCCGACTGATCCATCTGCGCCAAAATCTGCTGCATGACTTTCATGGTATCTGCATTGCCTTGCTGATAGCGGGCACGATGTGCCGCAGTCAAGGCAGTTTGTCTATCCTGACGGGTTTCGTGCGCAGCCATGAGTTCAGCTTCTCGCTCGGGATGGATGGCTGCTACCGCTCGATCCGAATAATGATTGGAAACAAAGGACAGCAGAATAGCCAAGGCATATGCAAAATAGACCAATTTCCGATGCCCGCTTTGTTTGTCTGTGATGGCCAGATCAAAACGGCTTTTGTCCCGATGGTAGTCGTCTTTAGCCGCTTCGGTTTTGGTGGCCTGCTCCGAACGGATGGCTGAGAGTTCTGCTTTGTATTCGGCTTCTATGCCCTCAATCTTTCCTTGCAGCTCTGCAATCAAACGAGAACCAAAAGGCGTAATGGCTCCATTCCAATGCACTGCTCCGGTACCTGGCTTGTAAGGACAAGTCGATTTACAGGAACGATTATGCCCAGCCTGAGCAGCCTTGCGGGTATCCTTGATGGCAGCGATTTGAGCTTCCAGTTTTTGGATTTGAGGTTCATAGGTCTCCTTGGCATTGGTGCGCCGGGCTTCGAATTCAGCGCCCAGATTGTCCAAAGGATTGGCCATGACAGCCGTGGTAGTTTTATAAGATACAAAGTCCACGCCCTGCAGATTGGCATAAATGTCCAGGAAAAGCAGAGCAATCAGGCCGATGATGGCCGCGATAAACATAGGTTCATGTCCCTCGGTTTTGTATTTCCTCCCGGCAAAATAGTCCAGACTAGTCGCAGTAATAGACGAAATCAGGAAATAGGCAATGAGGGCAATGCTGATGGTTACCAGATAGGGCAGAAAGTCGCCATGAAGGTCAGCGAATCGCTCCAGCATTTTCTGGTAGAAATTCAGGCTCATAAAGGCATTGTACCAAAGCACAATGAGGGTAAAGAGCTGGGCGGCCACAAAGACCCAAAACCATTTTCGCAGGGTAGGCGCATCCTTGAGTTTACCCGTAAAGCCGTCAATGATGGTGCGTAGGTTATCAAACATGGTGCCCTCCTTTCTGGATAGTGAGCGAACATTTTCGGAGGAAAAGGAGGAAATCTCTCTTTTTTGGCCTCGGGATGGGAGGCCATAGGGGTGTTTTTGTTATTTTTGGCATAACAATTTTTTTGTTAAAAACCCTGGGTAGAAGTTTAGCGACGATATACCTGGGGTTCTTTGTTTAAATAATTTTGATAAGGCTTTGAAGAACTCTGCTTCAAAGGGCAGCATTCGATTTGATGAACAAAAAGAACATCAAGCGTGATCAAACAATCACAATTTAGAACTTTTTGATTACTTATAAAATACTTTTTAACTACTTATAGATTACATTTAAGAATTATCCTCTCTTTTTATCATCTTTGGGTATGGCAAAAACCGAAAAATCGGATACTGGGCTTCCACTTTCACCAGAGAAATTATATACAGCCAAGCAATTGGCTGAAGCTTTAGGTTTATCGGAACTCACAATAAAAAGAAAAGCCTCTGAAGGGGAATTAAAAGCTTATAAAAAGTTTAAGAAGCTTTATTTTTATGGGGCTGAAGTGATAGAGGCAATAAAAAAAAAGTGAACATTATTTCAGTTTAATCCAACTGCCTTTTATATAAGATTGTAGTTGTGTGTTCTTCTCCTAATAATTCTCTATAATATTCATAAATATTCTGGAATAATTTTCTCGCTTTGCCCGTTTCACCCAAATCTCGATAAACATGAGCTAAGCCGTTCTTTGCCAACCAAATGTCTGAGTCATTATTTTTCCCATAATGTTCAATCAATTCTTCAAACAGGATTTTCGCTTTTTCTAATTTTCCCATATGACTATAAATAGTTGCTATTTGATATTTATAGACTGATATAAACCTATATTGTTCTCCAAACTTCTGAAGATCTGAAACTAAGATCCGTTCTGATAACTCTAAGGCTTTTTCTACTTCCTTAGTTTCAAGATATATCCAGGCAAGTTCATACATGTAAAGAGAAATTTTAGGGCTTCCTTCTCCAAATATTTTTTTAGTAGAATTAATCGCCATTTCAAGTAAGTTAATGGCTTTTTCATATTGCCCTTGGCGCTGATAAATTTGTGCTAGATTGGATCTATGATTGGTAATTACAAAATGGTCTTCTCCATACCTTTCTAAATCAGATTCGAGCACCAGCTTCATTAATATCAATGCACATCCATGAAATCCTCGACTACTTAAATTAGTTGCTAAATTGGCTCTTCTAATTGAGATGATCGGATGGTTTCCATCATGAATTTTTAGATCAATATCCATTGCACTTGTATATAGCCTTGTAGCTTCATCATCATATCCTAATCCACCTAAAACAATAGCCATATCACTTTTTTTTCTTGAAACTCTTGCATTCTCCATCCCGAAGTTTAAAATATCTGATTTTATCGATGCTTCTAGTAGTTCATGAGCTTCATGATATCTACCAAGTTCATTATATAAAATCGATAAGGTATATCTACTATCGGCAACCTTGGGGTGATTTTCGCCAAAACTCTCTAAATAACTCGTAAGGGTGGTTTTAGCTAGAAAAAGTGAGGCCTCAACCTTACCCATAAAATAAAGAACATAAGGAAGGTTCTTTTTTAAACTGCTTAATCTTCCTTTTTCATCTGCTATATGTTTTAAAATTGATTCAGCATAGAGGGCATAATCAATCTTATCCAATACATCTAATCCAAATTCATTTCCTGTTCCATCAAATCGTTTGCTTATTCCAGATATAAGTTTTGTGCAGTTATTAATAGAAGGTTCTATTTTAAACCTGATTAATTCTTGAACAAGTTGATGAATGTGAAATGTATCTTTTTCGGGAATCTTATATATCCAACCTTTCTCAAATAATCCTATTATAACATCTTCAAAAGAGGATTTGTCTTCTCCCTCGTTATCAAAAATTTGACAGAGATGCTTCCATGAAATCTCTTTGGAAGGTAGAACAGCCCACTGAATCAAAACCCTCAACTCATCTTCTGATAATTCATGCAGCTCAAAAGCCGCCAATAAATACCCATAAACTTCTACCTCCCGATCACTATGCTCCACAAATACCTTCCGACTAAGCTTTTCCAAATCTTTCTCTTGAAGTAATTTCAAAATCTTCTCTGGAGTCGTACTCGGACTCTTTTGACAAGTCTTGGCAAAGAGCTCCAAAGTCAAGGTATGATAGCCAATATGCTCCAAAAGCGATTCAACATCCTCAGCCTCATATTTCCTTTGTGGATAGTGCAGGTAGAATAATTCCAATGCTTCTTCCCGAGGGAGTTCGTCCAGTCTTTTTACTGCAAGACCAGAAAGTTCCTTTCGGGAAGTAATAAGCACTTGCCAGTGAGGAGCCTGAGGGAGATCTCTGCGAATCTCCTCCAATGAAAAACCTGCATTATCTATGATCAGTAGATTTTTGCCTGTTTGAGTCCGTAATCTTTTAAGCATCTCCCCTACCCTGTCAGCAGCACTTTGTTCTTTGTCGAAGACCATCCCTAAGTGTTCCAGCAGCTCGATATCATTTCCAATGGCTTCTGTAGCTGTTTGAAAACCTTTCTCCTCATCCGCTTGCTCACTCAAAACCGATACCCATAAAACTCTGTCGAAATGGAAGTAATTGTTATGCAGATATTGACGAGCCAGGGTGGTTTTACCGATACCGCCGATGCCATTAAGCAGCAGCACCGGTTTTTCTTTTTGGAGCATGTATCTAAGTTCTCGGAGTTCCTTATCCCGGCCTACAAAGTCCTGATGCGATCCGGGGATTTTGTTAAGGGCTTTGGTTTCCGATTTGGGGTCTGAGGCTTTGCCTTCCAACAATCTCCAATTGAGAACGGTATCATCCTGCACATAAAGGCCCCAGGGAATTTCATCTCCCCCTGTTTTGTTTTTCAAAAAGCTAAGATCAATTTTTCTGAAGATACGAGACTCGGAATCCTTTGAGGCAATTATGGTTTTGGCCTGTGAAAACGCGCTTCCCAGGGTACTTCCGTTTAATAGCGATCGATAAAAGGCCAGAGAGAACTCCTTTGCCTGCCGATCGGGTATTACCGTATCTGTCAAGATTACTGCAGGTACGTTCAGTTCCTGCAATCCCTCTAGCATCCCTTTTGTTTCGCAAGCATTCAGAAAGACCAGTTGTAGGTTGTTTTGTGCCTCTTCTTTGAGGATGGAGAGCAGGTTGTTTTTATCGAGGTCTTGCCTTTCCTTGCTCGAGCTTTCCAACTGAAGACTTTCCCCATCCGCATGGCCCGAAAAGTGAAAGATGCTAATTTGGCGAGGGTAGAGTTGGAGGTCTTCGATCAAATGTCCAGCCGCAGAACTGGAAGAGCTATGGTAATAGCCCCAGCCATTTCGTTGGAATACGGCCAGTTCGCTTCTCAAGGCTCTTCGTTCGGGCTCTAAGGCATGAAGAAATGCGCCATTAGAGTCATTGGCGAAGGAGAGGAATATGTGGGGCAGTGTTTCTGACATGGGTTGAGTTTCTTCTTTTACAAAGAAAGGGACTCTTGAGGTATGGGGATATACGGAAAACCCTTAGACCATTTATTATGAATAGGTAATAGGACTTTAGAACAATGCATTCTTTAGTGTAAGCCTAAAATACAGGATTTGATGAATAGAAAGAAATACCAGAAAAGCTATTGTTTTGGGAGATTCCTGGGACCCTTCAACTCAGGCCCACTTTCCCTATTGCGTACACAGGGACACGACTCATGTATGGTAGCTTGGATGTTTTCGCCGTGCGTACACTCCTTAATCCTATTAGGAGAAGGGAATGGAGACAGTGGTGGTGGGTCCCCCAAGCCGCAAATCTCCCATTTCAAAAATCACCTTCTAAGGCACGATCTTTTTCATAACACCTACTTACCCATTCAGAAGCAGAAATATTTCCTACGCGCATTTATACCCCCTTGAACACAAAGCGAAGTACTAAGAACAAAGTAAGTTTTTAGCTACGAAAGTAAAATCTATCTCTCGTCATAGGTGCTTCTTACGAGTTGAACAGATGTGATTCGCACAGCAAATATCTGCTGATTCAGCAAGAATCATGATAATTCAAAAAGATTCCATTTAATTCAAAATGAATTATATTGATTCACACTGATTCCTATCGAATCTCACCTTAGGTTGGCTGAGCATTCAAAAATTTTATGCTTGGATTATTCCTTTATGAATCAAGGTGACTCAGGATAATTCCTACTGATTCAGCAAGAATCAAAAAAAATCAGTTTGGTGTTTTCTGATTCTTAAGGGAGCCGGTATTTGAAAAATCGAGCATTTGCCTCACGAAATTCCTTGAGTTCCTTTTCATCCCAGCGTGACTTCAAATAATCCTTGATGGCTTCATTCATCAAGTCTTTAACAGGAATCTGAGTGTGAGAACTGATCTCTTTCAAGCGGGCAATATCATCCTCATGCAGATAAGCCGTAAAGCGTCTGACACCTTTAGGCAATTCGGATTGCGCACGGGATTTCTTCTTTCGCTTGGCCTTGGATTTTGTTTCCGTTTTTTCCTCAACTTCCGATGTGGAAATCTCCTTGTCAGAAACCTTTGGAGGTAGAGTAGGGGAGGGAGTTACTTTTTCCTCTTCTCGAATTTCATCCGCCTTCACCTGGAGGATGTTTCGGTTTCTCCCTCTGAGCAAATCTTTTTTATCCTTTGCCATCTTTTATTCGGCTTAAAAATTCTTCGGTAAATGCAAGATAATCTTTTGCTCCATTACTTTCAGGTGCATAGCTGAAAATGTCCTGCCCCATATGCTGGGCTTCAGATAACGCAATGTTCCGACGAATCATGGTATCAAAGACCAAATCTCCCAATTGCTCTTTGATTTCCTCCAGGAGTCCTCGGGACAAAATCGGATTGGTATTCGCCATAGTCACAAGCACTCCCAGCACTTCCAGTTTGGGATTGATCCCGGTAGCTACTACCTGTTTTGAGACCTGGTTGATGAAATCGGAAACTCCTCGAACGGGCAAAGACTCCAGGGTAACCGGAATCAATACGCTATCTGCTGCATTCAAGACCGAAAGGGGAAGATAATTGAGCGAAGGAGGGCAATCAATCAAAATGAAATCATACTGATCATTAATCGGCGCAATGGCATCCCGAAAAAAATAATCCGAATTGGGTCGGGAAGGCAATAAGGAATCCAATAAAGTCAAATCCTCGATGGCAGGAATCAGATCAGGTTTTCCTTCCCCAAATGAGAGGATGCAATCTTTGATATCCGGACCCTTTCTGGCCAAACCCGCCTGAAACATCAGCACATCGTAAAGGGTATTTTCCGGTTCTTCAAAGAAATTGAAGGAGATATTTTGATTGCGTTGGGAGTCAATGTCAATCACCAAAACTTTGTAGCCTTTGGATATCAATCCGAAAGCCAGGGCATTGGTAGTGGTACTTTTGCCATTGCCTCCTTTTCGTACAGCTATGGGAACTATCATTCAAGTATTTTAGGTCCTAAAAGTCTATCAAAAGCCCTAGACAAACAAGAAATTTTTAGGATTCTCTCAAAAAAATACCCTTTGCCTAGGTATGTATTTGATTTTCAGGTGCTATCAAATTAAGGTGGAAGAAATTGGGGCTAGAAACCTATCTTCTTAATAATCTATATATAAAAATCTTAAGACTTTTATCTTTCTTTTTTTTCTTTTAAATACTTTACAGTTGCCACATTTCGATGATTATCAGCACTTTACGTTTTATCAAGTGGAAGCATTGTGGGCAATAGGTGGAAGTATTGTGGGGAAACTGGGGAAGCTTTGTGGGCATATTCGGACTATAGGTGGAAAGCATGTGGGAGGAATTTTCTGAACTAGAGCTAAAGGTGGAAGCTTTGGGGAAAGCTTATTTAACCAGCTTTTCAAAGAAGAAACCTGAAAGTTTCTCATTAAACAAGTTGATTTTCTAGCAAAATAGCCAAAAGGTGGAAGGATTGTGGGCATTTTTAACGAAAGGTGGAAGCTTTGTGGGAGATGCCTTAAAGTATTGCTTTAAGTTAAAGTGGAAGGAATGTGGGAGAGATTGAGGAGATTCCATGATAAAGGAAATTCTGCCCTTAAAAGGTCATTTAATCGTTATATGAAAGGA includes the following:
- a CDS encoding tetratricopeptide repeat protein encodes the protein MKNKTGGDEIPWGLYVQDDTVLNWRLLEGKASDPKSETKALNKIPGSHQDFVGRDKELRELRYMLQKEKPVLLLNGIGGIGKTTLARQYLHNNYFHFDRVLWVSVLSEQADEEKGFQTATEAIGNDIELLEHLGMVFDKEQSAADRVGEMLKRLRTQTGKNLLIIDNAGFSLEEIRRDLPQAPHWQVLITSRKELSGLAVKRLDELPREEALELFYLHYPQRKYEAEDVESLLEHIGYHTLTLELFAKTCQKSPSTTPEKILKLLQEKDLEKLSRKVFVEHSDREVEVYGYLLAAFELHELSEDELRVLIQWAVLPSKEISWKHLCQIFDNEGEDKSSFEDVIIGLFEKGWIYKIPEKDTFHIHQLVQELIRFKIEPSINNCTKLISGISKRFDGTGNEFGLDVLDKIDYALYAESILKHIADEKGRLSSLKKNLPYVLYFMGKVEASLFLAKTTLTSYLESFGENHPKVADSRYTLSILYNELGRYHEAHELLEASIKSDILNFGMENARVSRKKSDMAIVLGGLGYDDEATRLYTSAMDIDLKIHDGNHPIISIRRANLATNLSSRGFHGCALILMKLVLESDLERYGEDHFVITNHRSNLAQIYQRQGQYEKAINLLEMAINSTKKIFGEGSPKISLYMYELAWIYLETKEVEKALELSERILVSDLQKFGEQYRFISVYKYQIATIYSHMGKLEKAKILFEELIEHYGKNNDSDIWLAKNGLAHVYRDLGETGKARKLFQNIYEYYRELLGEEHTTTILYKRQLD
- a CDS encoding ribbon-helix-helix domain-containing protein; translation: MAKDKKDLLRGRNRNILQVKADEIREEEKVTPSPTLPPKVSDKEISTSEVEEKTETKSKAKRKKKSRAQSELPKGVRRFTAYLHEDDIARLKEISSHTQIPVKDLMNEAIKDYLKSRWDEKELKEFREANARFFKYRLP
- a CDS encoding ParA family protein, with the protein product MIVPIAVRKGGNGKSTTTNALAFGLISKGYKVLVIDIDSQRNQNISFNFFEEPENTLYDVLMFQAGLARKGPDIKDCILSFGEGKPDLIPAIEDLTLLDSLLPSRPNSDYFFRDAIAPINDQYDFILIDCPPSLNYLPLSVLNAADSVLIPVTLESLPVRGVSDFINQVSKQVVATGINPKLEVLGVLVTMANTNPILSRGLLEEIKEQLGDLVFDTMIRRNIALSEAQHMGQDIFSYAPESNGAKDYLAFTEEFLSRIKDGKG